One segment of Onychomys torridus chromosome 3, mOncTor1.1, whole genome shotgun sequence DNA contains the following:
- the LOC118580300 gene encoding C-type lectin domain family 2 member F-like, which produces MVWLVQEESRGITSHDGKKLLTLWTVLCGGVIVLLWGFFSLPRKFGSTRAVRNKTCDDEVKICMNSWNKLNQNCFFIFQHKNSWLTAQETCQNYDATLVKFNNKNELETLMNHIQALRSSAWIGLNKRNIRKSWVWTDGSRYNNLKPIQEHGDCAFIHKNGIDSTSCDDLKDYICSKTGQCP; this is translated from the exons ATGGTTTGGCTGGTgcaggaagagagcagaggaatCACCAGCCAtg ATGGGAAGAAATTGCTGACGCTCTGGACCGTGCTATGTGGTGGTGTTATTGTTCTTCTTTGGGGGTTTTTCAGTCTTCCTAGAAAAT TTGGATCCACAAGAGCAGTCAGAAATAAGACGTGTGACGATGAAGTGAAGATATGCATGAATTCCTGGAATAAGCTTAATCAGAACTGCTTCTTTATTTTCCAACATAAAAATTCATGGCTCACTGCACAGGAGACCTGCCAGAACTATGATGCAACTCTGGTTAAATTCAACAACAAGAATGAATTG GAAACTCTGATGAATCACATTCAGGCACTACGATCTTCAGCGTGGATTGGACTGAACAAACGAAATATACGCAAATCCTGGGTTtggactgatggaagtagatacaaTAATTT GAAGCCAATCCAAGAGCATGGTGACTGTGCCTTCATACATAAAAATGGCATAGACAGTACCAGTTGTGATGACCTAAAGGATTATATTTGTAGCAAAACAGGCCAGTGCCCTTGA